The following are encoded together in the Streptomyces sp. NBC_00341 genome:
- a CDS encoding phage tail protein produces the protein MAEGDALSTHVFGVQLGGYLVESIQEISGLTVEEEVVEVRQVSAEGKQIIRKQPGARQAGEVTITRGLDQSSEFTSWIKETLNKGAVDTARQNLTIEIKDSEGSTVRRIQLMQGWASKWEGPSLKAGESAAATESVTIVFEEIVVE, from the coding sequence ATGGCAGAGGGCGATGCTCTTTCCACCCACGTCTTCGGCGTGCAGCTCGGCGGCTACCTGGTCGAGTCGATTCAGGAGATCAGCGGGCTGACCGTCGAGGAGGAGGTCGTCGAGGTCCGTCAGGTCAGCGCGGAGGGCAAGCAGATCATCCGCAAGCAGCCCGGCGCCCGGCAGGCCGGCGAGGTCACGATCACCCGTGGACTCGACCAGAGCAGCGAGTTCACCTCGTGGATCAAGGAGACCCTGAACAAGGGTGCCGTGGACACCGCGCGGCAGAACCTCACCATCGAGATCAAGGACTCCGAGGGCAGCACGGTCCGGCGCATCCAGCTGATGCAGGGCTGGGCCTCGAAGTGGGAGGGCCCGTCGCTCAAGGCGGGCGAGTCCGCCGCGGCCACCGAGTCCGTCACGATCGTCTTCGAGGAGATCGTCGTCGAATGA
- a CDS encoding zinc-ribbon domain-containing protein translates to MRRRTVTAGNLEEILQATEPAPVPEQAAAAPAPAPAPREDHRLRTEFEFELPRGYVDEAGTVHRHGSMRLATARDELRPQIDLRVKENPAYLSVVLLSQVITRLGAITDVHAGVVERMYATDVAFLQDFYRRVNSEGHTRAAVTCPHCEGGFEVDLSGGRLGES, encoded by the coding sequence ATGAGGCGTCGTACGGTGACCGCGGGCAACCTGGAGGAAATCCTCCAGGCGACGGAGCCCGCCCCGGTACCGGAGCAGGCGGCGGCCGCCCCCGCCCCCGCTCCGGCGCCCCGGGAGGACCACAGACTGCGCACCGAGTTCGAGTTCGAGCTCCCGCGCGGGTACGTGGACGAGGCTGGCACGGTGCACCGGCACGGCTCGATGCGCCTGGCGACCGCCCGTGACGAGCTGCGGCCCCAGATCGACCTGCGGGTCAAGGAGAACCCGGCGTACCTGAGCGTGGTGCTGCTCAGCCAGGTGATCACCCGGCTCGGCGCGATCACCGATGTGCACGCCGGGGTGGTGGAGCGGATGTACGCCACCGACGTGGCGTTCCTCCAGGACTTCTACCGCCGCGTCAACAGCGAGGGCCACACGCGGGCGGCGGTGACCTGCCCGCACTGCGAGGGCGGCTTCGAGGTCGACCTCTCGGGTGGGCGCCTGGGGGAATCGTGA
- a CDS encoding DUF6760 family protein, translating to MTYALPRLREEIAYIAYHFHWQREEILDLTHGERQEWVSEIARINTRVNEGG from the coding sequence GTGACGTACGCCCTTCCCCGGCTCCGGGAGGAGATCGCGTACATCGCCTACCACTTCCACTGGCAACGCGAGGAGATCCTCGACCTGACGCACGGCGAGCGCCAGGAGTGGGTATCCGAGATAGCCCGTATCAACACCCGTGTGAACGAAGGCGGTTGA